In Helicobacter pylori, a single genomic region encodes these proteins:
- a CDS encoding site-specific DNA-methyltransferase, translating to MQNKEIGGEKSVNEKNVEIFNRYFPGCLSIENDNQLTLDIGKLKTLLGDFSEIKEEGYGLDFVGKKIALNQAFKKNNKILKPLNKSTSKHILIKGDNLDALKILKQSYSEKIKMIYIDPPYNTKNENFIYGDDFSQSNEEVLKTLDYSKEKLDYIKNLFGSKSHSGWLSFMYPRLLLARDLLKQDGVIFISIDDNEAAQLKLLCDEIFGEGNFVADFIRKTKSTTNDAKTGVNYQHEFLLCYAKNKEFVNLLGGEKNLENYKNPDNDPNGAWISADPSAKSGNMKTGYFGVTNPYTNKVDYPPGGMFWRFSQNTIQKHIDEGRICFKKEHKDNERGFIYKRYLKDLKTTQKTFDSLVFSDNCYMNQAATKELLSLGMGEYFPYPKGVEFMKKIILHSTSTNSNDIILDFFAGSGTTAHAVLESNKSDYQKLSEGGGLFNGLNAAFKERRFILVQLDEKIDPKKDKSAHVFCLNTLKSESPSIFDITEERIKRAGAKIKEACPNLDVGFRAFEIIDDETHANDKNLSQAKQKDLFAYSNLDRMETQTILIKLLGCEGLELTTPIICLIENALYLALNTAFIVGDIEMSEVLENLKDKGVEKISMYMPAISNDRLCLELGSNLLDLKLESGDLKIRG from the coding sequence ATGCAAAATAAAGAAATTGGTGGAGAAAAAAGCGTTAATGAAAAAAATGTAGAAATTTTTAATCGTTATTTTCCCGGTTGCTTGAGTATAGAAAATGATAACCAACTCACGCTGGATATAGGAAAATTAAAAACATTACTAGGGGATTTTAGCGAAATAAAAGAAGAGGGCTATGGGTTGGATTTTGTGGGTAAGAAAATCGCCTTAAATCAAGCTTTTAAGAAAAACAATAAGATTTTAAAGCCCTTAAATAAATCCACTAGCAAGCATATTCTCATCAAGGGCGATAATTTAGACGCTCTCAAAATCTTAAAACAAAGCTATAGTGAAAAAATCAAAATGATTTACATTGACCCGCCTTACAACACGAAAAACGAGAATTTTATCTATGGCGATGATTTCTCGCAATCCAATGAAGAGGTTTTAAAAACATTGGATTATTCTAAAGAAAAGCTGGATTATATCAAGAATCTTTTTGGGTCAAAAAGCCATAGCGGGTGGCTTAGTTTCATGTATCCCAGATTGCTGCTCGCTAGAGATTTGCTCAAACAAGACGGCGTGATTTTCATCAGCATTGATGATAACGAAGCCGCCCAACTCAAACTTTTATGCGATGAAATTTTTGGGGAGGGGAATTTTGTGGCTGATTTCATTAGAAAAACTAAAAGCACGACTAATGACGCTAAAACGGGCGTTAATTACCAACATGAATTTTTACTCTGTTATGCGAAAAATAAAGAATTTGTCAATCTCTTGGGAGGAGAAAAGAATTTAGAAAATTACAAAAACCCCGATAACGACCCTAATGGAGCATGGATTAGTGCTGACCCTAGCGCAAAAAGTGGGAATATGAAAACGGGGTATTTTGGAGTTACTAACCCTTACACAAACAAAGTGGATTATCCGCCTGGAGGTATGTTTTGGCGTTTTTCACAAAATACGATACAAAAACACATTGATGAGGGGCGGATTTGTTTTAAAAAAGAACATAAGGATAATGAAAGAGGCTTTATTTACAAACGCTATTTGAAAGATTTAAAAACCACGCAAAAAACTTTTGATAGTTTAGTATTTAGCGATAATTGTTATATGAACCAAGCGGCGACTAAAGAGCTTTTAAGTTTGGGAATGGGAGAATATTTTCCTTATCCAAAAGGCGTAGAATTTATGAAAAAAATTATTTTGCATTCAACTTCTACAAATTCAAACGACATCATCTTAGATTTTTTCGCTGGGAGCGGGACGACTGCGCATGCCGTGTTAGAGAGTAATAAGAGCGATTATCAAAAATTAAGTGAGGGGGGGGGGTTATTTAATGGCTTGAACGCCGCATTTAAAGAAAGGCGCTTCATTCTCGTCCAATTAGATGAAAAAATTGATCCCAAGAAAGACAAAAGCGCGCATGTTTTTTGTTTGAACACCTTAAAATCTGAATCCCCAAGCATTTTTGACATCACCGAAGAAAGGATTAAAAGAGCGGGGGCTAAAATAAAAGAAGCTTGCCCCAATTTAGACGTGGGGTTTAGAGCGTTTGAAATCATTGATGATGAAACGCATGCGAATGATAAAAATCTCAGTCAAGCCAAGCAAAAGGATTTGTTCGCTTATTCTAACCTTGATAGAATGGAAACTCAAACGATTTTAATCAAGCTTTTAGGCTGCGAGGGTTTGGAACTCACCACCCCTATAATTTGCTTGATTGAAAACGCCTTGTATCTGGCTTTAAATACGGCTTTCATTGTGGGGGATATAGAAATGAGCGAAGTTTTAGAAAACTTGAAAGATAAAGGGGTGGAAAAAATCAGCATGTATATGCCCGCTATCAGTAACGACAGGCTGTGTTTGGAATTGGGCAGTAATTTGTTGGATTTGAAATTAGAGAGCGGCGATTTAAAGATTAGGGGGTAG
- a CDS encoding DUF4065 domain-containing protein, with product MVNTLELAKYILKHSNKELSNLELQKTLYFTELDYIKKFDKHLVSDDFEAWKYGPVAREVYYEYRNYGVNPIDKPKEETLLQNLRKDELETINRSIEKCNKKSYWDLVKESHKEDGAWHKSFKEDRKEIISKDLIRQEAKQANGN from the coding sequence ATGGTCAATACTTTGGAGCTAGCAAAATATATTCTTAAGCATTCAAACAAAGAATTGAGCAACTTGGAATTGCAAAAAACTTTGTATTTCACAGAGCTTGACTATATTAAAAAGTTTGACAAACACCTAGTTTCTGATGATTTTGAAGCTTGGAAATATGGGCCTGTTGCAAGAGAGGTGTATTACGAATATCGTAATTACGGTGTCAATCCTATTGACAAACCTAAAGAAGAAACGCTCTTGCAAAATCTTAGAAAAGATGAACTTGAAACCATCAATCGCTCCATAGAAAAATGCAACAAAAAATCCTATTGGGATTTAGTGAAAGAGAGTCATAAAGAAGATGGTGCTTGGCATAAAAGCTTCAAAGAAGATAGAAAAGAAATCATTAGTAAAGATTTGATCAGACAAGAAGCCAAACAAGCAAATGGAAACTAA
- the nusA gene encoding transcription termination/antitermination protein NusA gives MEKISDLIECIAYEKNLPKEMISKVIQGCLLKMAQNELDPLARYLVVEENKQLQLIQLVEVLEDDDERLINDPSKYISLSKAKEMDPSVKIKDELSYSLSLESMKQGAINRLFKDLQYQLEKALEDSHFEAFQKRLNSVLTGQVILVDHNQNTFIEIEQQFQGVLSMRHRIKGESFKIGDSIKAVLTQVKRTKKGLLLELSRTTPKMLEALLELEVPEIKDKEIEIIHCARIPGNRAKVSFFSHNARIDPIGAAVGVKGVRINAISNELNKENIDCIEYSNVPEIYITLALAPAKILSVEVKKIPIEELNAEEKESVQERFIVNNHLQKAKVRLLDIEKSKAIGKGGVNVCLASMLTGYHIEFETIPSVKENAENENEKETQKVGVEALESLFKN, from the coding sequence ATGGAAAAAATCAGCGATCTTATAGAATGCATTGCGTATGAAAAAAATTTGCCTAAAGAGATGATTTCAAAAGTGATTCAAGGCTGTTTGTTAAAAATGGCACAAAATGAATTAGACCCCCTAGCGCGTTACTTGGTGGTTGAAGAAAACAAGCAGCTCCAGCTTATCCAGTTGGTAGAAGTTTTAGAAGATGATGATGAAAGGTTGATTAACGATCCTTCTAAATACATCAGCTTGTCTAAAGCCAAAGAAATGGATCCAAGCGTTAAGATTAAAGACGAATTGTCCTATAGCTTGAGTTTGGAGAGCATGAAACAAGGAGCGATCAACCGCCTTTTTAAAGATTTGCAATACCAGCTAGAAAAAGCGTTAGAAGACAGCCACTTTGAAGCGTTTCAAAAGCGTCTTAACAGCGTTTTAACGGGGCAAGTGATTTTAGTGGATCACAATCAAAACACCTTTATTGAGATTGAGCAGCAATTTCAGGGCGTTCTTTCCATGCGCCATCGCATCAAGGGCGAGAGTTTTAAAATAGGCGATAGCATTAAAGCGGTTTTAACGCAAGTCAAACGCACGAAAAAAGGCTTACTATTAGAGCTGAGCCGCACCACCCCTAAAATGCTTGAAGCCTTGTTGGAATTAGAAGTCCCTGAAATTAAAGATAAGGAAATTGAAATCATCCATTGCGCGCGAATCCCAGGCAACAGAGCGAAAGTGAGCTTTTTTTCCCATAACGCTAGGATTGATCCCATAGGCGCGGCTGTGGGGGTTAAGGGCGTGCGCATTAATGCGATCAGTAACGAATTGAATAAAGAAAACATTGATTGCATAGAGTATTCTAATGTGCCTGAAATTTATATCACTCTCGCGCTCGCTCCAGCCAAAATTTTAAGCGTTGAGGTTAAAAAAATCCCTATAGAAGAATTGAATGCTGAAGAAAAAGAATCCGTTCAAGAGCGTTTCATTGTCAATAACCATTTGCAAAAGGCTAAAGTGCGTTTATTGGACATTGAAAAATCTAAGGCTATCGGTAAAGGCGGGGTGAATGTGTGTTTAGCGTCCATGCTTACAGGCTATCACATAGAGTTTGAAACCATTCCTAGCGTGAAAGAAAACGCAGAAAATGAAAACGAAAAAGAAACGCAAAAAGTAGGGGTAGAAGCTTTAGAGTCTTTGTTTAAGAATTGA
- a CDS encoding L-seryl-tRNA(Sec) selenium transferase: MAKETLEITPDLLKNPYQKIINASASVFDETHGRSFFSPQFYEKIEPYLKEVLTQPIDLECDLNTAKKKNRLTPLKQLFKACFNTEEILIVNNNTSAVFLIANALAQEKEIVVSYGELVGGDFNLKDILLNSGARLHLVGNTSRAYLRDYRLALNENSKMLFKTHNPAFKKDTPFKDLQALAKEHDLIDYYNLGDVDLLNRTALEEILALKPSLLSFSADKCFNSVQAGIIMGQKEWVGMLKNHPLYRALRVGKITLTLLFCSLKAWVNHQEEITIHALLHQTKDALLQKALKLYALLKPLELNVSIASSFSKIGNLFGRELESFCVKIQSKNTQNLDCEKLYLKLFQKGVITRISCAFVCFEVFSLNEKDLEKIALVLAEILNKA, translated from the coding sequence ATGGCTAAAGAAACGCTTGAAATAACCCCGGATCTTTTGAAAAACCCTTATCAAAAAATCATCAACGCGAGTGCGAGCGTTTTTGATGAAACTCATGGGCGATCGTTTTTTAGCCCGCAATTTTATGAAAAAATTGAACCTTATTTAAAAGAAGTTTTAACCCAACCCATTGATTTAGAATGCGATCTCAACACCGCTAAAAAAAAGAACCGCTTAACCCCTTTAAAACAGCTTTTTAAGGCGTGTTTTAACACCGAAGAAATTTTGATTGTGAACAATAACACCAGTGCGGTATTCCTCATCGCTAACGCTTTAGCGCAAGAAAAAGAAATCGTTGTTTCTTATGGAGAATTAGTGGGGGGGGATTTTAACCTTAAAGATATTTTGTTAAATAGTGGGGCTAGGCTGCATTTAGTGGGGAATACCAGTCGCGCTTATTTAAGGGATTACCGCTTAGCCTTGAATGAAAACAGCAAAATGCTCTTTAAAACCCACAACCCCGCTTTCAAAAAAGACACGCCCTTTAAAGATTTGCAAGCCCTAGCTAAAGAGCATGATTTGATAGATTATTACAATTTAGGGGATGTGGATTTGTTAAACAGAACGGCTTTGGAAGAAATTTTAGCCCTAAAACCATCGCTTTTAAGCTTTAGCGCGGATAAATGCTTTAACAGCGTTCAAGCCGGTATTATTATGGGGCAAAAAGAATGGGTTGGAATGTTAAAAAACCACCCCCTTTATAGAGCCTTGAGGGTGGGTAAAATCACGCTCACCTTGCTTTTTTGCAGCCTAAAAGCATGGGTCAATCATCAAGAAGAAATCACCATTCATGCGCTACTCCACCAAACTAAAGACGCCTTATTGCAAAAAGCCTTGAAACTCTACGCCCTTTTAAAGCCTTTGGAATTGAACGTGAGCATAGCCTCTAGCTTTTCTAAAATAGGGAATTTGTTTGGTAGAGAATTAGAATCCTTTTGCGTGAAAATCCAGTCCAAAAACACCCAGAATTTAGATTGCGAGAAACTTTATTTAAAGCTTTTTCAAAAAGGCGTTATTACAAGAATTTCATGCGCATTTGTGTGTTTTGAAGTCTTTAGCCTGAATGAAAAAGATTTGGAAAAAATCGCTCTGGTTTTAGCAGAAATCCTTAACAAGGCTTAA
- a CDS encoding TonB-dependent receptor encodes MLRNQFRIVFVSCIVASNLQAQENTHTLGKVTTKGERTFEYNNKMYIDRKELQQRQSNQIRDIFRTRADVNVASGGLMAQKIYVRGIESRLLRVTIDGVAQNGNIFHHDANTVIDPNMIKEVEVIKGAANASAGPGAVAGKLSFTTIDANDFLRKNQTYGAKAEAAFYTNFGYRMNATAAYRGKNWDILAYYNHQNIFYYRDGNNAFRNVFHPNYDLQDPSNSEMSVGTPSEVNSVLAKINGYINETDSISVSYNLTRDNSTRLLRPNTTSALSKANDPGSQPAPFVIDFGKELAHTINFNHNLSLKYKHEGGPNFNQPRVESTAFLGVRGGNYNPVVNPFAYNSNEPANPDYIPEVKEWCNNPDNISQCTQGAIRPSNGGYQIGYGAPNSINWQGDSDSSGGAQAGYGQLNATMLSTSANVYHGLVPKNPDYDMTPPNAQNPSANDWTLGNADAEGTLARRIFLINSGVNVKVTHPISEDYGNVFEYGMIYQNLSVFSGLDKGKNGYYKNNIDPNDPNGPGLPYRHYYTDQSSQYPQNLNTPNPLYRNMPQNSHAIGNIIGGFMQANYNILSNVIVGAGTRYDIYALLDKNGRTHVTSGFSPSATVLYNPIESIGLKVSYAYVTKGALPGDGVLMRDPTVIYQRNLRPAIGQNVEFNVDFNSKYFNVRGAAFYQVINNFINSYGQDTSKNGGGNATAKNMSGNLPETINIYGYEVSGNVRYKNFLGTFSVARSWPTARGHLLADTYALAATTGNVFILKADYDVRRWGLTLTWLSRFVTNMYYEGYSIYYPQYGLIKIHKPGYGVHNIFINWTPPSKKWQGLRISAVFNNILNKQYVDQTSVFQASADAPASDMIPKGKRMALPAPGFNARFEVSYQF; translated from the coding sequence ATGCTTAGAAATCAATTTCGTATCGTGTTTGTCTCTTGTATTGTCGCTAGCAATTTGCAAGCTCAAGAAAATACCCACACTTTGGGTAAGGTAACCACTAAGGGTGAAAGGACTTTTGAATACAACAATAAAATGTATATTGACAGAAAAGAGCTCCAACAACGCCAAAGCAACCAAATCCGTGATATTTTTAGGACTCGGGCGGATGTGAATGTGGCCAGTGGGGGCTTAATGGCGCAAAAGATCTATGTTAGGGGGATTGAGAGCCGCCTTTTAAGGGTAACGATAGATGGCGTCGCTCAAAATGGTAACATTTTCCACCATGACGCTAACACCGTGATCGATCCCAACATGATTAAAGAAGTGGAAGTGATTAAAGGGGCGGCGAACGCTTCAGCGGGTCCTGGTGCGGTGGCGGGTAAATTGTCTTTCACCACGATTGACGCTAACGACTTCTTAAGAAAGAATCAAACTTATGGGGCTAAAGCGGAAGCAGCCTTTTACACCAACTTTGGATACCGCATGAACGCCACGGCGGCCTATCGTGGGAAGAATTGGGATATTCTAGCCTATTACAACCATCAAAATATTTTTTACTACAGAGACGGGAACAACGCTTTTAGGAATGTCTTCCACCCTAACTACGATTTACAAGATCCAAGCAATAGCGAAATGAGCGTAGGGACTCCCAGTGAAGTCAATAGCGTTTTAGCTAAAATTAATGGCTATATCAACGAAACCGATAGCATTAGCGTGAGCTACAACCTCACACGAGACAATTCTACAAGACTTTTACGCCCTAACACCACTTCAGCCCTCTCTAAAGCCAATGACCCAGGAAGCCAACCAGCCCCCTTTGTGATTGACTTTGGGAAAGAATTAGCCCATACCATTAATTTCAACCACAATTTGAGCTTGAAATACAAGCATGAGGGCGGCCCTAATTTTAACCAGCCGCGCGTTGAATCCACCGCCTTTTTAGGGGTAAGGGGGGGCAATTATAACCCTGTGGTGAATCCTTTCGCTTACAATTCTAACGAGCCAGCCAACCCGGATTACATCCCTGAAGTGAAAGAGTGGTGTAACAACCCGGATAATATCAGCCAATGCACGCAAGGGGCTATCAGGCCTTCTAATGGAGGCTATCAAATAGGCTATGGCGCGCCTAATTCTATTAATTGGCAAGGGGATAGCGATTCTAGTGGAGGGGCGCAAGCAGGGTATGGGCAGCTTAACGCTACCATGCTTTCTACAAGCGCGAATGTTTATCATGGGCTTGTCCCTAAAAATCCTGATTATGACATGACCCCCCCTAACGCTCAAAACCCTAGTGCGAACGATTGGACTTTAGGGAATGCGGACGCTGAGGGGACTTTAGCCAGAAGGATTTTTTTAATCAACTCGGGCGTTAATGTTAAAGTTACCCACCCCATTAGCGAAGATTATGGGAACGTGTTTGAATACGGCATGATTTATCAAAACCTGAGCGTTTTCTCTGGATTGGATAAAGGCAAAAACGGCTATTATAAAAACAATATTGATCCTAACGACCCTAACGGGCCGGGCTTGCCTTACCGCCATTACTACACCGATCAAAGCTCTCAATACCCTCAAAATCTCAACACGCCTAACCCGCTCTATCGTAACATGCCCCAAAATTCGCATGCGATCGGCAATATCATCGGAGGGTTTATGCAAGCAAACTACAACATTTTAAGCAATGTGATCGTGGGTGCGGGAACTCGTTATGATATTTACGCCTTGCTAGACAAAAACGGCCGCACGCATGTAACTTCTGGTTTTTCGCCTTCTGCAACCGTGCTTTATAACCCCATTGAAAGCATTGGCTTGAAAGTGAGCTATGCATATGTAACTAAGGGGGCTTTGCCTGGTGATGGCGTTTTGATGCGCGATCCCACGGTGATTTATCAAAGGAATTTGCGTCCTGCGATCGGTCAAAATGTGGAATTTAATGTGGATTTCAACAGCAAGTATTTCAACGTGCGCGGGGCAGCGTTCTATCAAGTCATCAATAACTTCATCAACAGCTATGGGCAAGACACTTCTAAAAATGGAGGGGGTAACGCGACCGCAAAAAACATGTCAGGGAATTTGCCCGAAACCATTAATATTTATGGTTATGAAGTTTCAGGGAATGTGAGGTATAAGAATTTCTTAGGGACTTTCTCAGTGGCTCGCTCTTGGCCAACGGCTAGGGGGCATTTATTAGCGGACACTTACGCTCTAGCTGCAACGACTGGGAATGTGTTTATCTTAAAAGCCGATTATGATGTTCGCAGGTGGGGGCTTACTTTAACCTGGCTCTCGCGCTTTGTAACTAACATGTATTATGAGGGCTATTCTATCTATTACCCGCAATACGGCTTGATCAAAATCCATAAACCCGGGTATGGCGTGCATAATATCTTTATCAATTGGACTCCGCCTTCTAAAAAATGGCAGGGTTTAAGGATTTCAGCCGTGTTTAATAATATCTTAAACAAGCAATATGTGGATCAAACTTCTGTGTTTCAAGCGAGCGCGGACGCTCCAGCGAGCGATATGATCCCCAAAGGCAAGCGCATGGCGCTCCCGGCTCCTGGATTTAACGCGCGTTTTGAGGTATCCTATCAGTTCTAA
- a CDS encoding Plug domain-containing protein, translated as MKIIFSLFFLLMVLKAHPINPLLEPLYFPSYAQFLNLEPHFIIKKKRAYRPFQWGNTIIIKRHDLEERQSNQPSDIFRQNAEINVSSQMFLKGMSNASSRIALDSAAQ; from the coding sequence ATGAAAATAATCTTTAGCCTCTTTTTCCTCCTTATGGTTTTAAAAGCACACCCCATAAACCCTTTATTAGAGCCGTTATATTTCCCGAGTTATGCGCAATTTTTAAATTTAGAACCTCATTTTATCATTAAAAAAAAGCGCGCTTATAGACCTTTTCAATGGGGGAATACCATTATCATCAAACGCCATGATTTAGAAGAGCGCCAGAGCAACCAGCCAAGCGATATTTTCCGCCAAAACGCTGAAATCAATGTGTCTTCTCAAATGTTTTTAAAAGGAATGAGCAACGCTTCTTCACGAATAGCGCTTGATTCAGCCGCTCAGTAA
- a CDS encoding dihydroneopterin aldolase, which produces MKTKQGVHIHNLVFETILGILEFERLKPQKISVDLDLFYTELPNKAYLDYMEIQELIQKMMQEKQYLLIEDALKDLSHALKTHYSGISELYLKISKLETSPNSQVGASVKICYENNL; this is translated from the coding sequence ATGAAAACTAAACAAGGCGTTCATATCCATAACTTGGTGTTTGAAACGATTTTGGGGATTTTAGAGTTTGAACGCTTAAAACCCCAAAAAATAAGCGTGGATTTGGATCTTTTCTACACGGAATTACCCAACAAGGCTTATTTGGACTACATGGAAATCCAAGAGCTTATTCAAAAGATGATGCAAGAAAAACAATACCTTCTCATTGAAGACGCCCTGAAAGATTTGAGCCATGCTTTAAAAACGCACTATAGTGGAATTTCTGAGCTTTATTTAAAAATCAGCAAGTTAGAAACTTCTCCCAATTCTCAAGTGGGAGCGAGCGTGAAAATTTGCTATGAAAATAATCTTTAG
- the plsY gene encoding glycerol-3-phosphate 1-O-acyltransferase PlsY: MARSFKHSQYPKIFKPLYPNNLTLSLKKQHVIMIAILFERVFMEGVLNFLTNINVIFTLLGYLIGGIPFGYALMKIFYGMDITKIGSGGIGATNVLRALQSKGVSNAKQMALLVLILDLFKGMFAVFLSKLFGLDYSLQWMVAIASILGHCYSPFLNFNGGKGVSTIMGSVVLLIPIESLIGLTVWFFVGKVLKISSLASILGVGTATVLIFFVPYMHIPDSVNILKEVGTQTPMVLIFIFTLIKHAGNIFNLLAGKEKKVL; encoded by the coding sequence ATGGCTAGAAGTTTCAAGCATTCTCAATATCCTAAAATTTTTAAGCCACTATACCCTAACAACTTAACGCTTTCACTTAAAAAGCAACATGTTATAATGATCGCTATTTTATTTGAAAGGGTATTTATGGAAGGCGTTTTGAATTTCCTAACCAATATCAATGTGATTTTCACCCTTTTGGGCTATTTGATTGGGGGGATTCCTTTTGGCTATGCGTTAATGAAAATCTTTTATGGCATGGATATTACTAAAATCGGATCGGGGGGCATTGGCGCAACGAATGTCTTACGCGCTTTACAAAGTAAGGGCGTGAGTAACGCTAAACAAATGGCCTTATTAGTCTTAATCTTGGATCTATTCAAAGGCATGTTTGCGGTGTTTTTAAGCAAATTGTTTGGGTTAGATTATAGTTTGCAATGGATGGTCGCTATCGCTAGCATTTTAGGGCATTGTTATTCGCCTTTTTTGAATTTCAATGGAGGCAAGGGCGTTTCTACGATCATGGGCTCTGTGGTGTTGCTCATTCCTATTGAAAGCCTCATCGGCTTGACGGTGTGGTTTTTTGTGGGTAAGGTGCTTAAAATCTCTTCACTCGCTAGCATTCTAGGGGTAGGCACAGCGACTGTTCTTATCTTTTTTGTGCCTTATATGCATATCCCAGATAGCGTCAATATCCTTAAAGAAGTCGGCACGCAAACGCCGATGGTGCTTATTTTTATTTTCACCCTTATCAAGCATGCGGGCAATATTTTTAATTTATTAGCCGGCAAGGAAAAGAAAGTCTTATGA
- the ccoG gene encoding cytochrome c oxidase accessory protein CcoG: MLETSSHFLKSFRLKRYIGFLLISLALLITPFVRIDGAHLFLISFEHKQLHFLGKIFSAEELQVMPFMVILLFIGIFFITTSLGRVWCGWACPQTFLRVLYRDVIETKIFKLHKKISNKQESPKNTPSYKARKALSVLLFAPVVAGLMMLFFFYFIAPEDFFMYLKNPSDHPIAMGFWLFSTAVVLFDIVVVAERFCIYLCPYARVQSVLYDNDTLNPIYDEKRGGALYNNQGHLFPLPPKKRSPENECVNCLHCVQVCPTHIDIRKGLQLECINCLECVDACTITMAKFNRPSLIQWSSTNAINTRQKVRLVRLKTIAYMGVIAIVIALLAITSFKKERMLLDINRNSDLYELRSSGYVDNDYVFLFHNTDNKDHEFYFKILGQKDIQIKKPLNPIAIKAGQKIKAVVILRKPLKSNATEYKNAKDALIPITIQAYSTDDKNITIERESVFIAPSED; the protein is encoded by the coding sequence ATGCTTGAAACTTCTAGCCATTTTTTAAAATCGTTTCGTTTGAAGCGTTATATAGGGTTTTTATTGATTTCTTTAGCGTTATTAATCACGCCATTTGTTCGCATTGATGGGGCGCATTTGTTTTTGATCTCTTTTGAGCATAAGCAACTGCATTTTTTAGGCAAGATCTTTAGCGCTGAAGAATTGCAAGTCATGCCTTTTATGGTTATTTTGCTTTTTATAGGGATTTTTTTCATCACCACTAGCCTTGGGCGTGTGTGGTGCGGTTGGGCTTGCCCGCAAACCTTTTTAAGGGTGCTTTATAGAGATGTGATTGAAACAAAGATTTTCAAACTCCATAAAAAGATCAGCAACAAGCAAGAAAGCCCTAAAAACACCCCAAGCTATAAGGCGCGTAAAGCATTGAGCGTTTTATTGTTCGCTCCTGTTGTGGCGGGGCTAATGATGTTATTTTTCTTTTATTTCATCGCCCCTGAAGACTTTTTTATGTATCTTAAAAACCCTAGCGATCACCCTATTGCTATGGGTTTTTGGCTTTTTAGCACGGCTGTGGTGCTGTTTGATATAGTGGTGGTTGCGGAGCGTTTTTGCATTTATTTATGCCCTTACGCTAGGGTGCAATCGGTGTTGTATGACAATGACACCTTAAACCCCATTTATGATGAAAAGCGCGGCGGAGCGCTTTATAATAATCAGGGCCATCTTTTTCCCTTACCTCCCAAAAAACGCAGCCCAGAAAACGAATGCGTGAATTGTTTGCATTGCGTGCAGGTTTGCCCCACGCATATTGACATTAGGAAGGGTTTGCAATTAGAATGCATCAACTGCTTAGAATGCGTGGATGCATGCACGATTACCATGGCTAAATTCAACCGCCCTTCACTCATCCAATGGTCTTCAACAAACGCCATTAACACGCGCCAAAAAGTGCGATTAGTGCGTTTAAAAACGATCGCTTACATGGGGGTTATCGCTATTGTGATCGCTCTTTTAGCCATCACTTCGTTTAAAAAAGAACGCATGCTCTTAGACATTAACCGCAACAGCGATCTGTATGAATTGCGATCTAGTGGGTATGTGGATAACGATTACGTGTTTTTATTCCACAACACGGACAATAAAGACCATGAGTTTTATTTCAAAATTTTAGGGCAAAAAGACATCCAAATCAAAAAGCCTTTAAATCCTATCGCCATTAAAGCCGGACAAAAGATCAAAGCGGTAGTGATTTTAAGAAAACCCCTAAAGAGCAACGCTACAGAATACAAGAACGCTAAAGACGCTCTAATCCCTATTACCATACAAGCTTATAGCACAGACGATAAGAATATTACGATAGAAAGGGAATCGGTGTTTATTGCGCCAAGTGAAGATTGA